The Wansuia hejianensis genomic interval CGGGGATAACAGCCTGCGAAACCTCTACCGGCTCTGTTCCCGCAGAAGCTGTATTTCTCTTCCATAGCCTTCCAGATCATTGGGCGTCTCCAGGTAAAACGGCAGCTCCTTCACCCTCGGATCATTGATCAGATTCACAAAAGTCTGAAGCCCCAGACTGCCTTCCCCGATTTTTTCATGGCGGTCTTTATGGCTCGCGAAGGGGTTTTTACTGTCATTGATATGTATCGCTTTCAGTCTGTCCAGGCCGATCACCCTGTCGAATTCTTCCAGGACCCGGTCTAAGTCTCCCGCAATATCATAACCCGCGTCATATACATGGCAAGTATCCAGGCATACGCCCACATGCCCTTCCAGCTCCACACCGTCCAGTATCGCACGCAGCTCTTCAAAGCTCCGGCCAACCTCCGTTCCTTTTCCTGCCATAGTCTCCAGCAGGACTGTCGTAGTCTGCTCTGGCCTTAACAGTTCATTCAGCAACCCGCTGATCTGTCGGATGCCTTCTTCCGGACCCTGCCCCGTATGGCTCCCCGGATGAAAATTGTAATAATTGCCAGGCAGATATTCCATTCTCCGAAGATCATCCTCCATGGTCATACGCGCAAATTCTCTCGTGTGTTCATCTTTGGAACAGGCATTCAGCGTATAGGGCGCGTGCGCAAGAATGACCCCGATTCCATTCTCCTCCGCAAATTCCCTGAACGCAGCCACGTCCTTTTCATCTATTTCCTTTGCCTTCGATCCCCGCGGATTCCTGGTAAAAAACTGAAAGGTATTAGCTCCGATACTGAGCGCTTCTTTCCCCATGTGCAAAAATCCTTTTGAAGACGATAAATGGCTTCCAATCTTAAACATCTTTTATTCTCCCGTATTTTTCGCTTCCTGCCCCAGCGTGATTTTATGAAAAGGGATCTGAAGCCGCAGCAATAGCTGTTCTTCCCTCCCCTGACAGGTAAATACCAGCACCTGCCGTCCCAGCGCTCCCAGCCATCTCAGTACCTGCCCCAGGCGGCGGTCATCATACATGACAAAGACGTCATCCAGCAGCACCGGCAGCGGCTCTTCCGCACAGAGGATATCCGTAACCGCCATACGCAGGGCGAAATAAACCTGTTCCATGGTCCCCCTGCTCACCTGTGAAAGAGGCACATAATAATCCTTCGTATAAAGTCCCATCTTCAAATCATCGTCGAGAGATACGGACAGATATTTTCCTCCCGTGATCTGAAAAAGGATCTCTGACATTCTGTTCTTCAGGTCTGCGCCGACCTTTTTCTGCATGTCTGCCGAGAGCCGGGCGAGGGTTTCCAGCGCCAGGTTGACGCCGGCCAGGTCCGCTTCCAGACTGTCCCTGCCGCCGCAGGCAAGACAAAACTCCTGGTATTCCTGCTCAAGATTCTCCGCGTCTGTCTGTTTACCCAATATTTCCTGCTGAAGATATTCCACATTCCATTGAAGTTTTTGGATTTTCTCACTGAGTTCATCCGTCTCTTCCACAATGACAGACTGTTTCCTGTGCTTCAGGTCATAGGCTACCAGGCACAGCAGCGCCAGGATAGATACAGCCAGGCCCGTCCGGATGATCAATGACGAAACCTTAAGGAACAGCAGAACCGCCAAAAACGTCAGAAATGAAATAATTGCAGAAATTCCCGCGGTCCTGACCCACTTATGGCCTGATTTCTCAATGGACTCCTTCAGCGCTTCCTTCACCTCTTTGTGAGGGATTTCCCTGTGGAAGATCTCCTGGTTCAACTGCTCCTCTGCCGTCTTCAGGTTTTCCTTCAGCGTTTCACATTCCTGCTGCACATATTCCATTCTGGAATACAGCTCCTGCTTCTTAACCTCCTGTTTTTCCCGTCTGGCCCTGATTCTCTGCTCCAGCTCTTTCCTCTTGCTCTTCAGATGGTCTGCCGCGGCCTGAAGATCCAGCGTCCCGTCCACGCTTCCCTGATAATTGGCCATATAATTTTTCAGCTCAATGGCCAGTCCTTCATCCGTCACACTCTTCAGCTGTCCCACAGAAACCGTGTTATCATAAATATTTTCGCCGATTCCGCCCAGCAGCATCTTCAAATCTCCGTCCTCTATGGACAGACACTCGCCGTCAGATTCACACACCAGTTGTTCCGACACCTCGTTCCGGTAGAAATTCCTCGTCAGCCGGAAATCCTTCCCTCCGCTGACAAACCGGAGGGTCCCCGCATAGTGTGCCGGCTCTTCCCATGGCTCATAGCGGCTGTAGCAATCATTCCTGGAGGCCCTTCCTCTCTGCTTCCTCATCCCGAACAGCATACTTCTGATGAATGTATGTACGGTAGATTTACCGCTCTCGTTCTCTCCGGAGATCAGGTTCAGCCCTTCTCCCAGCCGGATGGTCTGATTATGGAATTTTCCGAAATTCTTCAGGTTTAACTCTTTTAATTTCATAGCTCCCTCTTCGCATCCAGCAGGGCTTCAATCCCGTAAAACAGAGCTTTCTGCTCCACCGGATCTTCACTTCCCGCAAAACAATCCACATATTCCCCAATGAGCCCGCCCTCATAGATCTGAGACAATTCTGTAAAATCATAGGCGGGGCGCGTCTCATCCACCACCTCTGACACATTTCCGGTCTGTTCCAGTCTTCTGGCAGAAAACTCTGTTTTCACGTCCCTCAGCCCGCGAAGCCTCACACGGTAGATGTTGTCCTCCCCAGCCACCCTGATGGCCTTATGAACCCACTCTTCCAGTTCAAACTGTGTGGTTTCTTCTTTCACGTCAAAATCCAGGTCCAGATACGAGCAGGACGCAAACGGCACAAATTCTGCCGTTGTCCCTTCCTGCGTGCAGATCACCTTCATGAATCCATGCGGGCCGGTATCATTCCTGTCAATTGGCTCCAGCGCCCCCGAGAATGCAATTCTGTTTTTCAAAAGAACCTGGGGCTTATGGATATGCCCCAGCGCGGCATACTGAAATCCTGCCTCCGCCAGCCTCTCCCTGTTCACAGGGCTGTGCTTTTCGTCCCCGCCATGGGCCAGAAGGATATGAAATGCCTCCCGCCCGGACGGACGGACATTCTGATAGAGATCATCCGTCACCTCACGGCTGTAATAGCTGCAGCCGTATACACAGACATTTTTCTTCGGGATGGATACCCGGACACATTCGCGGTTCCAGAGTCCGATCACATTTTTATTCCAGGGAAATTCCGGATAATAAGACCCCTTCTTAATATAATCGTGATTTCCCGCCATCAGCACCACCGTTGTATCCGGTATGGTGGAAAACAGATAATTCACTTCCTTCAGCTCCCGCACCAACGGCTGACGGTGAAACAGGTCCCCCGAAACCAGCAGGAGATCCGCTTTCTCCAGCCGCACTCTTTCAATGAGCCTTTTCCATGTATTCCAGATATCCTCCTTCCGCTTCCTGCTCCAGGGATATCCCAGATCCGGCGAAGCTCCCAGATGAATATCTGCCGTATGAATAATTTTCATTTTTACCTCCAACTACAGCTCACAGTTGTTAACCGTCCTGGGGAAGGGAATTACATCCCGGATGTTGCCCATTCCGGTCAAATACATAATACAGCGCTCAAAGCCCAGTCCGAAGCCCGCATGGCGGGTGGTCCCATATTTGCGCAGATCCAGATAAAATTCATAATCCTTCTCTTCAAGCCCCAACTCTTCCATCCTCTTCAGAAGCTTTTCATAGTTCTCTTCTCTCTGGCTCCCGCCAATAATCTCTCCGATGCCCGGAACCAGACAGTCCATGGCCGCCACCGTTTTTCCATCCGGATTCTGTTTCATATAGAATGCCTTAATTTCCTTCGGATAATCCGTCACAAAGACCGGCCTCCGGAAGATTTTCTCCGTCAGGCAGCGCTCATGCTCCGTCTGCAGGTCGCAGCCCCATGCTACCTTATATTCAAACTCATCATTATGCTCTTCCAGGAGACGCACCGCCTCCGTATACGTCACACGGCCGAATTCAGAATTCACCACATGATTCAGCCGTTCCAGAAGCCCGCGGTCAATCAGCGTATGAAAGAAATTCATCTCCTCCGGCGCTTCCTCCAGCACATAGCGGATCACATATTTCAACATGGCTTCTGCCAGCTCCATATTATCCTCCAGGTCCGCGAAAGCCACCTCCGGCTCAATCATCCAGAACTCCGCCGCATGGCGGGTGGTATTGGAATTCTCCGCCCGGAATGTGGGGCCAAAGGTATAGATCTTCCGGAAAGCCTGGGCAAATGTCTCCCCATTCAGCTGCCCGCTGACAGTCAGATTCGTCATCTTCCTGAAAAAATCCTGAGAATAATCCACCGCCCCGTCGCCTGTGCGCGGAGGATCATTCAGATCCAGCGTGGTCACCTGAAACATTTCTCCCGCCCCTTCACAATCACTCCCCGTAATCAGCGGAGTGTGAACATAGACAAACCCCCGTTCCTGGAAAAAACGGTGGATGGCATACGCTGTCAGCGACCGCACGCGGAAAACCGCCTGAAAAGTATTCGTTCTGGGCCTGAGATGAGAAATCGTCCTCAGATATTCCAGCGAATGGCGCTTTTTCTGAAGGGGATAATCAGGAGCCGAAGCCCCTTCCACTCGAATTTCCTCCGCCTGGATCTCAAAAGGCTGCTTCGCCTGCGGCGTCAGCACCAGAGTCCCCCTGACCAGCACAGAAGCTCCCACATTCAGTCTGGAAATCTCCGCGAAATTATCTATTTTATCTTCATATACAATCTGAAGAGTCTCAAAAAACGATCCGTCATGTAATACAAGAAATCCAAAGCTTTTAGAATCCCGAACGCTGCGGACCCAGCCGCCAACCTGAACCTCTTTCCCAAGAAAACATTCCCTGTCCCTGTAAATTTCCCGTACCGTCGTCAAATGCTCCATTATGCAGCCTCCATAAACGTATTTTATATATTTTACCATGTTTTATACCATACGCAAAGACCCCCGCCAGCCCAAAATTACGGTTTTGTGGCGAGGTGGGGGTGGATACCCGGACGAAAAGCAGCGGGGGACCTCCGGCGGTTGTGGCCTGCCAGGCAGACTGGGCTTCGGGTTGAAGTGATTCTAAGACTTCCGGAGGCCACTCTCCAGGGGTACCGGGGAAAGTCCGGTGGAAGGCTTGATGCCTTCCATCCTCCGTTCCCCTCGCCCGCCGTGCTTGAGGCACAGCGGACGCCCCCTGGAGAGCGGCCTCCGGAAGTCTTAGAATCACTTCAACCCGAAGCCCAGTCTGCCTGGCAGGCCACAACCGCCGGAGGTCCCCCGCTGCTTTTCTGGCTGTTCCAGACGGTACAATGGCTCTCGCTAGGGGTGGAACCCCGATGGTCTCAGGCGGTAGATTTCTGTATTCAATAAAGAAATATTGGCGCCAGTAGGCCACAATTAGCCGCTGATTACTGTCTGAAACCATACTGATGACACTTTCGGAGAACTTGGGTGAAGCGTTTTAGATTGCCAGAAAGGGTGGGGGGAGGCGGGGCGGAACAGGGACGGGGCCATGGATTTCTGCAGGCCTGATTAGTTCTGCTTAGCGGGCAGCAGCGCCGGAAGGGAGGGCAGGTATTGTGCTTCACGCACAATACCTGAAGGGCACGGAGGATAGAAAGACATCAGTCTTTCTACCGGACTTGCCCTGGTACCTCCCTGTAGGTGCTGATGGCCGTTTAGCAGAACTTCAGGCCGAAGCCTTCCATGGCCCCGTCCCTGTTCCGCCCCGCCTCCCCCCACCCTTTCGTCCGGGTATCCAAACCGCCTCCCCCCCCTCACCGGCCAAATTGGAAGCAAAACCATAATTTATGAGAGGCCTAATGTTGCGATGCTTGTGTACCCTTCTTTCATATTGTACGAGCTGATGGAGTCGGGCGATACCAGGTAGAAGCTATCGCCGGTATATATGCCGCGGATATTTTCTTGCCCGCCTGCGGCTTCTTCAGACAGATTCTCCTTTAATTCGCAGGTGAAGCCTTCTTCCTGGCTGTAGGAGAATACCAGATAGCTGTCTTTTCCTCCTTTTTCTGCGTCGCCCTGGGCCGCGAATCCGATCACATTCTTTTCTGCATGGGCCAGCACGCTTTTGTAATTGTAGAGGGCAGGGCTGTAGCTGAAATCTTCCAGCACATACTTATTGACTTCTTTCATGTTTGCCGGATCGGAGATGTCGAACATAGACAGCTTGAGCCCTTGCGTCCTTCCGGTTTCCGGGTCTGTTTCGTATCCTATGCCCAATAGCTGATCATCTCCCCAAAAATGGAGATAT includes:
- a CDS encoding deoxyribonuclease IV, giving the protein MFKIGSHLSSSKGFLHMGKEALSIGANTFQFFTRNPRGSKAKEIDEKDVAAFREFAEENGIGVILAHAPYTLNACSKDEHTREFARMTMEDDLRRMEYLPGNYYNFHPGSHTGQGPEEGIRQISGLLNELLRPEQTTTVLLETMAGKGTEVGRSFEELRAILDGVELEGHVGVCLDTCHVYDAGYDIAGDLDRVLEEFDRVIGLDRLKAIHINDSKNPFASHKDRHEKIGEGSLGLQTFVNLINDPRVKELPFYLETPNDLEGYGREIQLLREQSR
- a CDS encoding ATP-binding protein, whose protein sequence is MKLKELNLKNFGKFHNQTIRLGEGLNLISGENESGKSTVHTFIRSMLFGMRKQRGRASRNDCYSRYEPWEEPAHYAGTLRFVSGGKDFRLTRNFYRNEVSEQLVCESDGECLSIEDGDLKMLLGGIGENIYDNTVSVGQLKSVTDEGLAIELKNYMANYQGSVDGTLDLQAAADHLKSKRKELEQRIRARREKQEVKKQELYSRMEYVQQECETLKENLKTAEEQLNQEIFHREIPHKEVKEALKESIEKSGHKWVRTAGISAIISFLTFLAVLLFLKVSSLIIRTGLAVSILALLCLVAYDLKHRKQSVIVEETDELSEKIQKLQWNVEYLQQEILGKQTDAENLEQEYQEFCLACGGRDSLEADLAGVNLALETLARLSADMQKKVGADLKNRMSEILFQITGGKYLSVSLDDDLKMGLYTKDYYVPLSQVSRGTMEQVYFALRMAVTDILCAEEPLPVLLDDVFVMYDDRRLGQVLRWLGALGRQVLVFTCQGREEQLLLRLQIPFHKITLGQEAKNTGE
- a CDS encoding metallophosphoesterase family protein, with the translated sequence MKIIHTADIHLGASPDLGYPWSRKRKEDIWNTWKRLIERVRLEKADLLLVSGDLFHRQPLVRELKEVNYLFSTIPDTTVVLMAGNHDYIKKGSYYPEFPWNKNVIGLWNRECVRVSIPKKNVCVYGCSYYSREVTDDLYQNVRPSGREAFHILLAHGGDEKHSPVNRERLAEAGFQYAALGHIHKPQVLLKNRIAFSGALEPIDRNDTGPHGFMKVICTQEGTTAEFVPFASCSYLDLDFDVKEETTQFELEEWVHKAIRVAGEDNIYRVRLRGLRDVKTEFSARRLEQTGNVSEVVDETRPAYDFTELSQIYEGGLIGEYVDCFAGSEDPVEQKALFYGIEALLDAKREL
- the asnS gene encoding asparagine--tRNA ligase; protein product: MEHLTTVREIYRDRECFLGKEVQVGGWVRSVRDSKSFGFLVLHDGSFFETLQIVYEDKIDNFAEISRLNVGASVLVRGTLVLTPQAKQPFEIQAEEIRVEGASAPDYPLQKKRHSLEYLRTISHLRPRTNTFQAVFRVRSLTAYAIHRFFQERGFVYVHTPLITGSDCEGAGEMFQVTTLDLNDPPRTGDGAVDYSQDFFRKMTNLTVSGQLNGETFAQAFRKIYTFGPTFRAENSNTTRHAAEFWMIEPEVAFADLEDNMELAEAMLKYVIRYVLEEAPEEMNFFHTLIDRGLLERLNHVVNSEFGRVTYTEAVRLLEEHNDEFEYKVAWGCDLQTEHERCLTEKIFRRPVFVTDYPKEIKAFYMKQNPDGKTVAAMDCLVPGIGEIIGGSQREENYEKLLKRMEELGLEEKDYEFYLDLRKYGTTRHAGFGLGFERCIMYLTGMGNIRDVIPFPRTVNNCEL